The Helianthus annuus cultivar XRQ/B chromosome 16, HanXRQr2.0-SUNRISE, whole genome shotgun sequence genome includes a window with the following:
- the LOC110915366 gene encoding protein transport protein SEC16B homolog, with amino-acid sequence MASNPPFMVEDTDEDFFDKLVDDDDDDLNPPALALKEEINNIVDDNDSDDAKAFANLSISDVGAGVEDLGEVGLEEDSLLITKEEFSNVDSSRIVSSNSLTVDNNVNDEPDNGTIQLDKPVGSTGSEDQNQGSGGTAGVKEVQWSSFGSDSVENSDNVFGADPGFFNEFDNGSVDQIGKEDSFISSVVNNSLQVEDVNTYSHQLQSDQAYATTGEQASDGQDPNSIQYWENLYPGWKYDANTGQWYQVDANYDATSYAEGVSNTESASDWNLNRQNSEVSYLQQSAQSVVGAVAEKGTTESITSWDSVSQSGQSLSNWNQGSEANNKVYPPHMVFDPQYPGWYYDMHVQEWRSLDDYNSQSTAVAQELVNQNGYGSSNTYYENEQKTYSGQEQAYNWNGSFSNAGQQSSTMWQPSNVATSAPMEEFRNDQQIGNHYGRNFHVDNNVNQESFYDYAGTTTTQVDNGFPAVSGTQSAVLYSQPFSQPLEQSEPMNVQKAYGNQNQLSYLQQTVQSAHQVSYGSTTGRSSAGRPPHALVTFGFGGKLIVMKDDSASINASYGGQDSKSGSISVLNLAEVVTGGGNVHDYFHNLCQQPYPGPLSGGNAGSKELNKWIDDTITHTETSDVVYNKGGVLRLLLSLLKIALQHYGKLRSPLGSDTSLKENDAPEVAVARLFASVKSSAEYHNYGAFSHCLQHVPSEAQTREAAAEVQTLLVSGRKKEALLRAQEGQLWGPALVLAAQLGDQFYVDTVKKMALGQLVPGSPLRTLCLLIAGQPADVFATDATTDAGVPGALNMFQQHPTQGQLSVNGMLDDWEDNLAVITANRTKDDELVLTHLGDCLWKERSNIIAAHICYLVAEANFEAYSDSARLCLIGADHWTHPRTYASPEAIQRTEVYEYSKMLGNSQFTLLPFQPYKLVYAHMLAEVGRVSDSLKYCQAVTKSLKTGRIPEVEIWRQLVISLEDRIKTHQQGGFTTGKIVGKLLNLFDSTAHRVVGGLPPPVPSTSGGSAQHDYYQQPQKGSRVLTSQSTMAMSSLVPSASMEPINQADGNNRNLMHNRSASEPVFGRSPSPVKDDTLKENSAVSADSKSKASEKPSGRRGFSFRAMLYEKTVGRILPARQDKQAKLGDANKFYYDEKLKRWVEEGADPPAEEAALAPPPTMTTAFQNGSPDYSLKSALTPESVSSEFASPAPATHTSGIPLIPPTTNQFSARARTGVRARYVDTFNKGGGNQTNLFQSPSVPNTKRPNPNPNFFVPTAAPAPADNPPDNQTPPLVSSTTSQSASSMQKFASMNDISKGGSSSSLTSTSSVTNHPMSRRTSSWSGSVNQDFPVPGSNSEQQHMFMPTKPSFAHSSSDDLQEVEL; translated from the exons ATGGCTTCTAATCCTCCGTTTATGGTGGAGGATACCGATGAAGACTTTTTTGATAAATtagtagatgatgatgatgatgatttgaaccccCCTGCATTAGCTTTAAAAGAGGAGATCAATAATATTGTTGATGATAATGATTCTGATGATGCTAAGGCTTTTGCTAATTTGAGCATTAGTGATGTGGGAGCTGGAGTTGAAGATTTGGGGGAAGTAGGTTTAGAGGAAGATAGTTTGTTAATTACTAAAGAAGAATTTTCTAATGTAGACTCAAGTCGTATAGTTTCTTCTAATTCGTTGACAGTGGATAATAATGTTAATGATGAACCTGATAATGGTACAATCCAGTTGGATAAACCAGTGGGTTCTACAGGAAGTGAGGATCAGAATCAGGGATCTGGAGGTACTGCAGGTGTTAAAGAGGTGCAATGGAGTTCCTTCGGTTCTGATTCCGTGGAGAATAGTGATAACGTATTTGGAGCAGACCCTGGTTTCTTTAATGAATTTGATAATGGATCAGTTGACCAGATAGGGAAAGAGGATAGCTTCATTAGTAGTGTAGTAAATAATTCCTTGCAGGTTGAGGATGTTAATACTTACTCGCATCAACTTCAATCCGATCAGGCGTACGCCACCACAGGGGAACAAGCTTCGGATGGGCAAGATCCTAACAGTATTCAATACTGGGAGAATCTTTATCCTGGATGGAAGTATGATGCAAATACTGGACAATGGTATCAAGTAGATGCAAATTATGATGCAACATCATATGCAGAAGGGGTGAGTAACACAGAATCTGCTTCTGATTGGAACCTCAACCGTCAGAATTCAGAGGTTTCTTACTTGCAGCAATCTGCCCAATCTGTTGTGGGGGCTGTAGCAGAGAAGGGCACAACGGAAAGTATTACAAGTTGGGATTCTGTTTCTCAGTCTGGTCAGAGTTTATCAAACTGGAATCAGGGTTCAGAAGCCAACAACAAAGTGTATCCTCCTCATATGGTTTTTGATCCCCAATACCCTGGCTGGTATTATGATATGCATGTCCAAGAATGGCGATCGTTGGATGATTACAATTCACAGTCAACTGCTGTAGCTCAGGAGCTCGTTAACCAGAATGGGTACGGTTCAAGTAATACTTATTATGAAAATGAACAGAAAACATACAGTGGGCAGGAACAAGCTTATAACTGGAATGGTTCTTTTAGCAATGCTGGACAACAGAGCTCAACTATGTGGCAACCTAGTAATGTTGCCACTAGTGCCCCAATGGAAGAATTTAGAAATGACCAACAGATAGGTAATCACTATGGCAGGAATTTCCATGTAGATAACAATGTTAATCAAGAGAGTTTTTACGATTATGCGGGAACAACCACCACCCAGGTTGATAATGGGTTCCCTGCAGTTTCTGGGACTCAATCTGCTGTTCTTTATAGTCAGCCATTCAGTCAGCCTTTGGAGCAAAGTGAGCCCATGAATGTCCAAAAGGCGTATGGAAACCAGAACCAGTTAAGCTATTTGCAGCAAACAGTTCAGAGCGCTCATCAAGTTTCTTATGGTTCTACTACGGGAAGATCTTCTGCTGGCCGCCCTCCTCATGCATTGGTTACTTTTGGTTTTGGTGGGAAACTGATTGTGATGAAAGATGATAGCGCTTCCATAAATGCATCCTACGGAGGCCAG GATTCAAAATCAGGGTCAATTTCTGTTCTTAACTTAGCAGAAGTTGTTACTGGAGGAGGCAATGTACATGACTATTTTCACAATCTCTGTCAGCAGCCATATCCCGGTCCACTTTCTGGTGGAAATGCTGGGAGTAAAGAGTTaaacaaatggattgatgataCTATTACACACACTGAAACTTCTGATGTTGTTTATAATAAAGGTGGAGTTCTAAGATTGCTCCTTTCCTTGCTGAAAATAGCCTTACAGCATTATGGCAAATTGAGATCTCCTTTGGGCTCAGACACTAGTTTAAAG GAAAATGATGCTCCAGAAGTAGCTGTTGCTAGACTGTTTGCGTCTGTGAAGAGCAGTGCGGAATACCACAATTACGGTGCTTTTTCCCATTGCTTGCAACATGTACCTTCAGAAGCACAAACTCGG GAAGCTGCTGCTGAAGTCCAAACTCTGCTTGTTTCTGGTAGAAAGAAAGAGGCTCTTCTTCGTGCACAAGAAGGCCAATTGTGGGGGCCCGCACTTGTTCTTGCAGCACAACTCGGTGATCAG TTTTATGTGGATACAGTTAAGAAAATGGCTCTTGGTCAGTTGGTACCTGGATCACCATTGCGGACACTATGTCTTCTTATTGCTGGTCAACCAGCAGATGTATTTGCAACTGATGCTACAACAGATGCTGGGGTTCCTGGTGCTCTAAATATGTTCCAACAACATCCTACACAG GGTCAGCTTAGTGTTAATGGTATGCTTGACGACTGGGAGGATAATTTGGCAGTGATCACTGCCAACAGAACGAAAGATGACGAATTAGTGCTTACTCATCTGGGAGATTGTTTGTGGAAGGAAAGGAGTAAT ATTATTGCAGCCCACATTTGCTACTTAGTTGCAGAAGCAAACTTTGAAGCATATTCAGACAGTGCTAGACTCTGCCTCATTGGTGCAGATCACTGGACACATCCCCGTACATATGCCTCCCCCGAGGCCATTCAG AGAACAGAGGTATATGAATATTCAAAGATGCTTGGAAACTCTCAGTTCACCTTGCTTCCATTTCAACCTTATAAACTTGTTTATGCACACATGTTGGCTGAAGTTGGAAGAGTGTCAGACTCTTTAAA GTACTGTCAAGCTGTTACAAAATCGTTAAAAACTGGACGAATCCCTGAGGTAGAAATCTGGAGACAATTGGTTATATCCTTAGAGGATAGGATAAAAACTCACCAACAG GGGGGGTTCACTACTGGTAAAATAGTTGGTAAATTGCTCAACCTTTTTGATAGCACTGCACATCGTGTTGTTGGCGGCCTTCCGCCGCCTGTTCCATCAACATCTGGTGGCAGTGCCCAACACGACTACTATCAACAACCGCAGAAGGGTTCAAGGGTTTTAACTAGTCAATCGACAATGGCAATGTCATCTTTAGTGCCATCTGCATCGATGGAGCCAATCAATCAGGCAGATGGAAACAACAGAAATTTGATGCATAACCGCAGTGCTTCAGAGCCTGTTTTTGGTCGATCTCCATCTCCCGTTAAG GATGACACATTGAAGGAAAACTCTGCCGTTTCTGCGGATTCAAAAAGTAAAGCATCTGAGAAGCCTTCAGGGCGTCGTGGCTTCAGTTTTCGGGCCATGCTTTACGAAAAAACAGTTGGTAGGATTCTACCGGCTCGCCAAGACAAACAG GCAAAGTTGGGCGACGCTAATAAGTTCTATTATGATGAAAAACTTAAGAGATGGGTGGAAGAAGGGGCTGATCCTCCAGCAGAGGAAGCCGCCCTTGCTCCACCACCTACAATGACGACAGCTTTCCAGAATGGATCACCAGATTATAGCCTTAAGTCCGCTTTAACACCCGAATCTGTGAGCTCTGAATTTGCAAGCCCAGCTCCCGCTACTCATACTTCAGGAATCCCACTGATTCCACCCACCACAAACCAGTTTTCTGCACGTGCAAGAACAGGGGTCCGAGCAAg GTATGTTGATACTTTCAACAAAGGTGGCGGAAACCAGACCAACTTATTTCAATCACCTTCCGTTCCTAACACCAAACGTCCCAACCCCAACCCAAACTTCTTTGTACCAACAGCTGCCCCTGCACCAGCTGATAATCCTCCTGATAACCAAACTCCCCCGTTGGTTTCTTCTACAACCAGCCAATCGGCATCGAGCATGCAAAAGTTTGCATCAATGAATGATATTTCAAAAGggggatcatcatcatcattaacatcCACATCGTCGGTCACCAATCATCCAATGTCACGAAGAACGTCATCATGGAGTGGAAGCGTGAATCAAGATTTTCCAGTTCCTGGTAGCAACAGTGAACAACAACATATGTTTATGCCAACCAAGCCAAGTTTTGCACACTCATCCAGTGATGATCTCCAAGAAGTTGAACTTTAA